From one Humulus lupulus chromosome 8, drHumLupu1.1, whole genome shotgun sequence genomic stretch:
- the LOC133797272 gene encoding small ribosomal subunit protein eS27y, producing MVLQNDIDLLNPPAELEKKKHKLKRLVQSPNSFFMDVKCQGCFNITTVFSHSQTVVVCGNCQTVLCQPTGGRARLTEGCSFRRKGD from the exons ATG gTTCTTCAAAATGACATTGATTTGCTAAACCCACCGGCGGAGCTTGAGAAGAAGAAGCACAAGCTCAAGCGCCTCGTCCAGTCCCCTAATTCGTTTTTCATG GATGTGAAATGTCAAGGCTGCTTCAATAT AACTACTGTTTTCAGCCACTCGCAAACTGTGGTGGTGTGTGGCAATTGCCAGACCGTATTGTGCCAGCCTACAGGTGGGCGTGCCAGACTCACCGAGGGGTGCTCCTTTAGAAGAAAGGGAGATTAA